The following are from one region of the Nocardioides marmotae genome:
- a CDS encoding MFS transporter, which translates to MLKRTLFPDDPVARALSLATMAGSLSTGLFYSVSALYFTTVIGLSATTVGTGLTIAGAAGVAGSYLGGRLADRFGPDRVQQAATVVQALALLAYVAADDVVSFVLVACVAVASRAVQGTAKQTLLARWFTGPDRVGVRARLRVVTNVFIGLGTALAALALLVGTAAAYRTTMVVVGFVALAAAVPLGGLRARVVGLTEALRPLRGRHAAPDAPRGRSPLRDRTYLTSTALTSVMALQFGLQNVGVPLWVAHHTAAPDVMVSVLLLTNTVLVAALQVRASRGTHEVVTAGRAVRRAGLLLAVACLVLAASGSVGVVAAIVLLLVAEVASTAGEILSEAGTWGLAFELADPLNAGAYQGVSQMGYSIAGMLAPLVVTVTAIEHGTVGWVVLGAVFATAGSLVAVVAARASRAPVAVPAPAPTGAVEASA; encoded by the coding sequence GTGCTGAAGCGGACCCTCTTCCCCGACGACCCCGTCGCCCGTGCGCTCTCGCTGGCGACGATGGCGGGCTCCTTGTCGACCGGCCTGTTCTACAGCGTGAGCGCGCTGTACTTCACGACCGTCATCGGGCTCTCCGCGACCACCGTCGGCACGGGCCTGACCATCGCCGGGGCCGCCGGCGTCGCGGGCTCCTACCTCGGCGGGCGGCTCGCCGACCGCTTCGGCCCCGACCGCGTCCAGCAGGCGGCCACGGTCGTCCAGGCCCTCGCGCTCCTGGCCTACGTCGCGGCCGACGACGTCGTCTCCTTCGTGCTCGTCGCGTGCGTGGCCGTCGCCTCCCGCGCGGTGCAGGGGACCGCGAAGCAGACCCTGCTCGCGCGCTGGTTCACCGGCCCCGACCGGGTCGGCGTGCGGGCCCGGCTCCGCGTGGTCACCAACGTCTTCATCGGCCTCGGCACCGCCCTCGCCGCGCTCGCGCTCCTCGTCGGCACCGCCGCGGCGTACCGCACCACGATGGTCGTCGTCGGGTTCGTCGCTCTCGCCGCTGCCGTGCCGCTCGGTGGACTGCGGGCTCGCGTCGTCGGGCTCACCGAGGCGTTGCGACCCCTCCGGGGCCGGCACGCCGCACCGGACGCCCCGCGCGGGCGCTCGCCCCTGCGCGACCGCACCTACCTGACCAGCACCGCCCTGACCTCGGTGATGGCGCTCCAGTTCGGCCTGCAGAACGTCGGCGTCCCGCTCTGGGTCGCCCACCACACCGCGGCGCCCGACGTGATGGTCTCGGTGCTCCTGCTCACCAACACCGTGCTGGTCGCGGCCCTGCAGGTGCGAGCCTCGCGGGGGACCCACGAGGTGGTGACCGCTGGCCGGGCCGTGCGGCGCGCGGGGCTGCTCCTCGCGGTGGCCTGCCTGGTGCTGGCCGCCTCCGGGTCGGTCGGCGTGGTGGCCGCGATCGTGCTGCTCCTGGTGGCGGAGGTGGCCAGCACGGCGGGGGAGATCCTCTCCGAGGCCGGCACCTGGGGCCTGGCCTTCGAGCTGGCCGACCCGCTGAACGCCGGGGCCTACCAGGGCGTGAGCCAGATGGGCTACTCGATCGCGGGGATGCTGGCGCCCCTCGTCGTGACCGTCACCGCGATCGAGCACGGGACGGTCGGGTGGGTGGTGCTTGGCGCGGTGTTCGCCACGGCCGGCTCGCTGGTGGCGGTCGTCGCCGCGCGCGCGTCCCGGGCGCCGGTCGCCGTGCCCGCCCCCGCGCCGACGGGCGCGGTGGAGGCCTCGGCCTAA
- a CDS encoding ArsR/SmtB family transcription factor, with amino-acid sequence MIEYELGELDLGEVRFAISPLNEVGLALRIFRDPGRYPHHLPWLRMTEAARSGLDTEVLAALTNDRLWTPDFLHPLPTSPLTRFADELAGVAALPPRVVRAKLLEVHDELPPALAGRTDRVLPRVVRAVQGFWDACFEPWWPRMRAVLEADVAHRGRVIAQRGLAAMFDDLSVRMRLVGNVVQVTTSDRDGYRRSTTGVGLTLVPSLFSRGGSTPITPEQPPQVMYAARGVGTLWMADRVTGPRALADLVGEARASLLALLDSPASSTELGVRLGVTTSAVNQHLRALRAAGLLTSARHGRAVLYLRSELGDRLLRGG; translated from the coding sequence GTGATCGAGTACGAGCTGGGCGAGCTGGACCTCGGCGAGGTCCGCTTCGCGATCTCGCCGCTCAACGAGGTGGGGCTCGCGCTGCGCATCTTCCGCGACCCCGGGCGCTACCCCCACCACCTCCCCTGGCTGCGGATGACCGAGGCCGCCCGGTCCGGGCTGGACACCGAGGTGCTGGCGGCGCTGACCAACGACCGGCTGTGGACCCCCGACTTCCTGCACCCGCTGCCCACCTCCCCGCTCACCCGGTTCGCCGACGAGCTGGCCGGCGTCGCCGCGCTCCCCCCGCGGGTCGTCCGCGCCAAGCTGCTCGAGGTGCACGACGAGCTGCCCCCGGCCCTGGCCGGCCGCACCGACCGCGTCCTGCCCCGCGTCGTACGCGCGGTGCAGGGGTTCTGGGACGCCTGCTTCGAGCCCTGGTGGCCCCGGATGCGGGCGGTGCTCGAGGCCGACGTCGCCCACCGCGGGCGGGTCATCGCCCAGCGCGGGCTCGCGGCGATGTTCGACGACCTCAGCGTGCGGATGCGGCTGGTCGGCAACGTCGTGCAGGTGACCACGTCCGACCGGGACGGCTACCGGCGCTCGACGACCGGCGTCGGCCTCACGCTCGTGCCCTCGCTGTTCTCCCGGGGCGGGTCGACCCCGATCACGCCCGAGCAACCCCCGCAGGTGATGTACGCCGCCCGCGGGGTCGGCACGCTGTGGATGGCCGACCGCGTGACCGGTCCGCGGGCGCTGGCGGACCTGGTCGGCGAGGCGCGGGCCTCGCTGCTCGCGCTGCTCGACTCCCCCGCCTCCTCCACCGAGCTGGGCGTGCGGCTGGGGGTCACGACCAGCGCGGTGAACCAGCACCTGCGGGCGCTGCGCGCCGCGGGGCTGCTCACCTCGGCGCGGCACGGGCGCGCGGTGCTCTACCTGCGCTCCGAGCTCGGCGACCGGCTGCTGCGGGGCGGCTGA
- a CDS encoding ScyD/ScyE family protein, producing MTRPRTTLLAALTTLTAGAALAASTVGPAQARVAPEPDDLTTIASLSGPRGVDSVGRGLTLVTEDDGTFSLVVERRGGPAVVRELGGLPAAAGFAQAISAARGKVYFLTGGGAAAADIPPGGATLYSWTRAGGLQVVADLAAYQAEDPDPYDIEDVPTDTNPFGLHALRDGTVLVADAGNNDLLRVWPDGTVKTVARFAPRVVAIPDNLPEEPPAAPLRLSAGRGAGDTPAPAPMPPMIPAESVTTSVTVGADGYWYVSELRGFPATPGTSQVWRIRPGSEDAVCDPAPYDAHQAAPRRHHRPACTRYADGLTSIVDLAADRKGGIYALSLSKASWLQAEAGTPGAEVGGLFRITSHRHHTHTRELVPGELNAPGGVDVARNGDIYLTGPVFGPGSLMRLD from the coding sequence ATGACCCGACCACGGACCACGCTGTTGGCCGCCCTGACCACGTTGACGGCCGGCGCCGCCCTCGCCGCCTCGACCGTCGGCCCCGCCCAGGCGCGCGTCGCACCCGAGCCCGACGACCTCACCACGATCGCCTCGCTCAGCGGGCCCCGCGGGGTCGACTCCGTGGGCCGCGGCCTGACCCTCGTCACCGAGGACGACGGCACCTTCAGCCTCGTCGTCGAGCGCCGCGGCGGTCCGGCCGTCGTGCGCGAGCTGGGTGGCCTGCCCGCGGCCGCGGGCTTCGCCCAGGCGATCTCGGCCGCCCGCGGGAAGGTGTACTTCCTGACCGGCGGTGGCGCCGCCGCGGCGGACATCCCCCCGGGCGGCGCGACGCTGTACTCCTGGACGCGTGCCGGTGGCCTGCAGGTCGTCGCCGACCTCGCCGCCTACCAGGCCGAGGACCCCGACCCCTACGACATCGAGGACGTGCCGACCGACACGAACCCCTTCGGCCTCCACGCCCTGCGCGACGGCACCGTCCTGGTCGCCGACGCAGGCAACAACGACCTGCTGCGGGTCTGGCCCGACGGCACCGTCAAGACCGTCGCCCGGTTCGCGCCGCGGGTCGTCGCCATCCCCGACAACCTCCCCGAGGAGCCGCCGGCGGCGCCGCTGCGCCTGTCCGCGGGCCGCGGTGCCGGCGACACCCCGGCGCCGGCACCGATGCCTCCGATGATCCCCGCGGAGTCGGTCACGACCTCGGTCACGGTGGGCGCGGACGGCTACTGGTACGTCAGCGAGCTGCGCGGCTTCCCGGCCACGCCGGGCACCTCCCAGGTCTGGCGGATCCGGCCCGGCTCCGAGGATGCGGTCTGCGACCCGGCGCCGTACGACGCGCACCAGGCCGCCCCCCGGCGCCACCACCGGCCGGCCTGCACCCGCTACGCCGACGGCCTGACCTCGATCGTCGACCTCGCCGCGGACCGCAAGGGCGGCATCTACGCCCTCAGCCTGTCGAAGGCGTCGTGGCTCCAGGCCGAGGCCGGCACCCCCGGCGCCGAGGTCGGCGGGCTCTTCCGCATCACGTCGCACCGCCACCACACCCACACCCGGGAGCTCGTCCCCGGTGAGCTCAACGCCCCCGGTGGCGTCGACGTCGCCCGCAACGGCGACATCTACCTGACCGGGCCCGTCTTCGGGCCCGGGTCGCTCATGCGACTGGACTGA
- a CDS encoding PKD domain-containing protein encodes MLTRALDEQVRATLAVGVTAAVAAAGLAAWSAPPAAAAVPSVTATLVRTVATSGLTPPIPDPAGIVYVPERDRFLIADSEVDETPIYQGSNIFETTRAGAVVDRGVTTAYTKEAAGIGYDPGSGHVFVSDDDQFRVYEVDPGADGRAGTADDTRTSFSTAAFGSTDPEDVTFFPPTGELFVLDGADHDVHRVGPGPNGRFDGVAPTGDDVATEVDVQRLGAEDPEGIGYHPGRGTLLVVDSTSEAVYELNRQLMPVSRIDISASGQVFAAGITVAPALDEPARWDLYVVDRGVDNDADPDENDGKLYQLRATLPPIGNLEPVVAAGRDLPVVVGAPLALAAGVRDDGLPGPGTTIRWTRVSGPGTVTFSTPDAATTTARFTAAGVHVLRATASDGALTGSDDVTVTVVPAGAPLPLDTPVAKAFDDVEQRPTGYADWLGSSLNIPRAGTTAQTIGIRFDDLLVPEGATITEAWVQFRATGSNSAATDVTIAGIAQDDTATFTTSSTTVSSRPRTAATVSWSPPAWSSGQAGAAQRTADLRTVVQAVVGRPGWRSGNALALVMTGTGERRASSHDGATPPVLHVAYTLAGPSNTPPTASFTASCSGTTCSFDAGGSSDVEGPVAGYRWTFSDGGSATGVSASRTFAAPGTYQATLTVTDSAGATGSTTQAVTTTSTASAIGFRGVARAAGNTTAATLRVPTTVQAEDALLLFGSASAGDTGITPPSGWTQVADVRTGSSQRTLVWSRVATAADAGSSVTLRFASLTKVALQLVAYRGTSPTAPLGPVATRSETTATTSHTTPTATVAGSGSWVVSYWADKSSTTTDWSPPASVVSRDESIGSGSGRIGALVADSGGPVPAGAAGGLTATTDVASRAALVTVVLRPR; translated from the coding sequence GTGCTCACACGTGCGTTGGACGAGCAGGTGCGGGCGACGCTCGCGGTCGGGGTCACCGCGGCGGTCGCTGCCGCCGGGCTGGCGGCCTGGTCGGCCCCGCCGGCGGCAGCGGCCGTGCCGTCCGTGACCGCGACCCTGGTCCGCACGGTGGCGACCTCCGGGCTCACCCCGCCGATCCCGGACCCGGCGGGGATCGTCTACGTCCCCGAGCGGGACCGCTTCCTCATCGCCGACTCCGAGGTCGACGAGACGCCGATCTACCAGGGCTCGAACATCTTCGAGACGACCCGGGCGGGAGCCGTCGTGGACCGCGGGGTGACCACGGCCTACACCAAGGAGGCGGCCGGCATCGGCTACGACCCGGGCAGTGGCCACGTCTTCGTCTCCGACGACGACCAGTTCCGCGTCTACGAGGTCGACCCCGGCGCCGACGGGCGGGCGGGCACCGCCGACGACACGCGTACGTCGTTCAGCACCGCCGCGTTCGGCAGCACCGACCCCGAGGACGTGACCTTCTTCCCGCCCACCGGCGAGCTGTTCGTCCTCGACGGCGCCGACCACGACGTGCACCGCGTGGGGCCGGGCCCCAACGGCCGGTTCGACGGCGTCGCCCCGACCGGTGACGACGTCGCCACGGAGGTCGACGTCCAGCGACTGGGCGCCGAGGACCCCGAGGGCATCGGCTACCACCCGGGGCGGGGCACCCTCCTCGTGGTGGACAGCACCTCCGAGGCGGTCTACGAGCTCAACCGCCAGCTGATGCCGGTCAGCCGGATCGACATCTCGGCCTCCGGCCAGGTCTTCGCCGCGGGCATCACCGTCGCCCCCGCGCTCGACGAGCCGGCCCGCTGGGACCTCTACGTCGTCGACCGGGGCGTCGACAACGACGCCGACCCCGACGAGAACGACGGCAAGCTCTACCAGCTGCGCGCCACGCTCCCGCCGATCGGCAACCTCGAGCCCGTGGTCGCCGCGGGCCGAGACCTCCCCGTCGTCGTCGGTGCCCCGCTGGCCCTCGCGGCCGGCGTCCGCGACGACGGCCTGCCCGGGCCCGGCACCACCATCCGGTGGACACGTGTCTCCGGGCCGGGGACGGTCACCTTCTCCACCCCCGACGCGGCGACCACGACCGCCCGGTTCACCGCGGCCGGCGTCCACGTCCTGCGGGCCACGGCCTCGGACGGCGCCCTGACCGGCAGCGACGACGTCACGGTCACGGTCGTGCCCGCGGGCGCGCCGCTGCCGCTCGACACCCCGGTCGCAAAGGCCTTCGACGACGTCGAGCAGCGCCCGACGGGGTACGCCGACTGGCTGGGCTCCAGCCTGAACATCCCCCGGGCCGGCACGACCGCGCAGACCATCGGCATCCGCTTCGACGACCTCCTCGTGCCCGAGGGGGCGACCATCACCGAGGCGTGGGTCCAGTTCCGGGCAACCGGTTCGAACAGCGCCGCGACCGACGTGACCATCGCCGGCATCGCCCAGGACGACACCGCGACGTTCACGACCTCCTCGACCACGGTGTCCTCCCGCCCGCGGACGGCGGCCACCGTGTCGTGGTCCCCGCCCGCCTGGTCCAGCGGCCAGGCCGGCGCCGCCCAGCGCACCGCCGACCTCCGCACCGTGGTGCAGGCGGTCGTCGGTCGGCCCGGCTGGCGCTCGGGGAACGCCCTGGCCCTGGTCATGACCGGCACCGGCGAGCGGCGGGCGTCCTCGCACGACGGCGCCACCCCGCCCGTGCTCCACGTGGCGTACACCCTGGCGGGCCCGAGCAACACCCCGCCCACGGCGTCGTTCACCGCCAGCTGCTCCGGCACGACCTGCTCCTTCGACGCCGGTGGCTCCTCGGACGTCGAGGGCCCGGTCGCCGGCTACCGGTGGACCTTCAGCGACGGCGGCTCCGCCACCGGGGTCTCGGCGAGCAGGACCTTCGCCGCCCCCGGCACCTACCAGGCGACGCTCACGGTCACCGACTCCGCCGGGGCCACCGGGTCGACCACCCAGGCGGTGACGACGACCTCGACGGCGTCGGCCATCGGCTTCCGCGGCGTGGCCCGGGCGGCCGGCAACACCACGGCCGCGACGCTCCGCGTCCCGACGACGGTGCAGGCGGAGGATGCCCTGCTGCTCTTCGGCAGCGCGAGCGCGGGCGACACGGGGATCACGCCTCCGTCGGGCTGGACGCAGGTCGCCGACGTGCGCACGGGCAGCTCCCAGCGCACGCTCGTGTGGAGCCGCGTCGCGACCGCCGCGGACGCGGGGTCGAGCGTGACCCTGCGCTTCGCGAGCCTCACCAAGGTCGCCCTGCAGCTGGTCGCCTACCGCGGCACGTCGCCCACCGCACCGCTCGGGCCCGTGGCCACCCGGTCCGAGACGACCGCGACGACGTCCCACACGACGCCGACCGCGACGGTCGCCGGCTCGGGGAGCTGGGTCGTGTCGTACTGGGCCGACAAGTCCTCGACCACCACGGACTGGTCACCGCCGGCGTCGGTCGTCAGTCGCGACGAGTCCATCGGCAGCGGCAGCGGCCGCATCGGAGCCCTCGTCGCCGACAGCGGGGGACCGGTCCCGGCCGGCGCCGCCGGTGGGCTGACCGCGACCACCGACGTCGCCAGCCGGGCGGCCCTGGTCACCGTCGTGCTCCGGCCGCGGTGA
- a CDS encoding DUF6941 family protein: MRATLMLCDYAAVADGKLYISGGGWSVTGPEPSPSAVAIKIDVPWTQANDRIHLQLRLLGEDGHAVVAQTPVGELPVEVQGEFEVGRPPGLKHGTPIDVPMAFPFGPLPILPGKRYSWELRLNGDTQPDWHLAFTTRELPESPPGIYTVDPAAEA, encoded by the coding sequence ATGAGGGCCACCCTCATGCTCTGCGACTACGCAGCGGTCGCGGACGGCAAGCTCTACATCTCTGGAGGGGGCTGGAGCGTCACTGGGCCCGAACCTTCGCCTTCGGCCGTCGCGATCAAGATCGACGTTCCTTGGACTCAGGCGAACGATCGGATCCACCTGCAGCTCCGCCTGCTCGGCGAAGATGGTCATGCGGTCGTCGCCCAGACCCCGGTGGGGGAGCTCCCCGTCGAGGTCCAAGGCGAGTTCGAGGTCGGCCGTCCGCCCGGACTAAAGCACGGCACTCCTATCGATGTACCAATGGCGTTTCCGTTCGGTCCGCTTCCCATCCTTCCTGGCAAGCGGTACTCGTGGGAGCTTCGTCTTAACGGAGATACACAGCCCGACTGGCACCTGGCCTTCACCACTCGGGAACTGCCGGAGTCCCCTCCCGGGATCTACACCGTCGACCCAGCGGCAGAAGCCTGA
- a CDS encoding type II toxin-antitoxin system HicA family toxin, with product MPQFPSMKAKDLLAVLLREPLGYAIVRQKGSHRFLEAPGRPRVLFSFHDGATVPPGLVRKVLVGTVGLSSEDALKLL from the coding sequence GTGCCGCAGTTCCCCTCGATGAAGGCGAAGGATCTCCTCGCCGTTCTCCTGCGGGAACCACTCGGATACGCGATCGTTAGGCAGAAGGGCTCACACCGGTTCCTGGAAGCTCCTGGACGACCGAGGGTCTTGTTCTCGTTCCACGATGGTGCGACAGTGCCTCCGGGACTCGTCCGCAAGGTGCTTGTGGGTACCGTTGGCTTGAGCAGTGAGGATGCGCTCAAGCTGCTGTGA
- the dnaG gene encoding DNA primase: protein MAGLIREESIAEVREKARIDDVVAEHVTLRNAGGGSLKGLCPFHDEKSPSFHVTPSRGFFHCFGCQAGGDVIKFVMDIDALSFAEAVERLADKFGVQLRHEEGDIREDRPRGPQRNRLVEAHKVAQQFYAEQLSTPDALAARQFLAERGFDQAAAEMFGIGFAPRDGDALFKHLRQKAFSQEELVVGGLVAVGRSPYDRFRGRLLWPIREAGGDTIGFGARRIFEDDRIDAKYLNTSETPIYKKSQVLYGIDLARKDMARSSQAVVVEGYTDVMACHLAGVTTAVATCGTAFGDEHARVLRRFMHDHEEFRGEVIFAFDGDAAGQKAALRTFAGDQNFVSQTYVTVEPDGMDPCDLRIQQGDAAVRELIARRVPLYRFVLGNVVGKYDLDRADSRVDALREGARLVSSVRDRSKVDAFARELAGMVGVDIEQARSEVRRAQARGPAKPDQRGGRRAEPQPEQPAERPARTPVPDLRDPRFALERETLKLVIQYPMAIGRTTSEIGSEDFTHPVYRAVWGLVAAAGGPVAGSGDAQWAGRLRDAATDPLVSSTISALGVEPIRTAKEPDAAYVSMHVFGLLELTALRRIADLKSKLQRTNPVENATEYNRMFGELAALEQHRRTLRERTVGQS, encoded by the coding sequence GTGGCAGGCCTGATCCGCGAGGAGAGCATCGCCGAGGTGCGCGAGAAGGCGCGGATCGACGACGTCGTCGCCGAGCACGTCACGCTGCGCAACGCCGGCGGCGGCTCGCTCAAGGGGCTCTGCCCCTTCCACGACGAGAAGTCGCCGTCGTTCCACGTCACCCCGAGCCGGGGGTTCTTCCACTGCTTCGGCTGCCAAGCCGGCGGGGACGTCATCAAGTTCGTGATGGACATCGACGCGCTCTCGTTCGCCGAGGCGGTCGAGCGGCTGGCCGACAAGTTCGGCGTGCAGCTGCGCCACGAGGAGGGCGACATCCGCGAGGACCGCCCCCGCGGTCCGCAGCGCAACCGGCTGGTCGAGGCGCACAAGGTCGCCCAGCAGTTCTACGCCGAGCAGCTCTCGACCCCCGACGCGCTCGCCGCGCGGCAGTTCCTCGCCGAGCGGGGCTTCGACCAGGCCGCGGCGGAGATGTTCGGCATCGGCTTCGCCCCGCGCGACGGCGACGCGCTCTTCAAGCACCTGCGGCAGAAGGCGTTCTCCCAGGAGGAGCTGGTCGTCGGCGGCCTCGTCGCGGTCGGCCGCTCGCCGTACGACCGCTTCCGCGGCCGCCTGCTCTGGCCCATCCGGGAGGCCGGCGGCGACACGATCGGCTTCGGCGCCCGCCGGATCTTCGAGGACGACCGGATCGACGCGAAGTACCTCAACACCTCCGAGACGCCGATTTACAAGAAGAGCCAGGTGCTCTACGGCATCGACCTGGCCCGCAAGGACATGGCGCGCTCCTCCCAGGCCGTGGTGGTCGAGGGCTACACCGACGTGATGGCCTGCCACCTCGCCGGCGTCACGACCGCCGTGGCGACCTGCGGCACGGCCTTCGGCGACGAGCACGCGCGGGTGCTGCGCCGGTTCATGCACGACCACGAGGAGTTCCGCGGCGAGGTCATCTTCGCCTTCGACGGCGACGCCGCCGGGCAGAAGGCGGCGCTGCGGACCTTCGCCGGCGACCAGAACTTCGTGTCCCAGACCTACGTCACCGTCGAGCCCGACGGGATGGACCCGTGCGACCTGCGCATCCAGCAGGGCGATGCGGCGGTCCGCGAGCTGATCGCCCGGCGGGTGCCGCTCTACCGGTTCGTGCTCGGCAACGTCGTCGGGAAGTACGACCTCGACCGCGCCGACAGCCGCGTCGACGCGCTCCGCGAGGGCGCCCGTCTCGTCTCGAGCGTCCGGGACCGATCCAAGGTCGACGCCTTCGCCCGCGAGCTCGCCGGCATGGTCGGCGTCGACATCGAGCAGGCCCGCTCCGAGGTGCGCCGCGCCCAGGCCCGGGGCCCCGCGAAGCCCGACCAGCGGGGCGGCCGCCGCGCGGAGCCCCAGCCGGAGCAGCCGGCCGAGCGGCCCGCGCGCACGCCGGTCCCGGACCTGCGCGACCCGCGCTTCGCGCTCGAGCGGGAGACGCTCAAGCTGGTCATCCAGTACCCCATGGCCATCGGCCGGACGACCTCCGAGATCGGCTCCGAGGACTTCACGCACCCCGTGTACCGCGCCGTGTGGGGGCTCGTCGCCGCCGCGGGTGGCCCGGTCGCCGGCTCCGGGGACGCGCAGTGGGCGGGCCGGCTGCGCGACGCGGCCACCGACCCGCTGGTCTCCTCCACGATCAGCGCCCTGGGCGTCGAGCCGATCCGCACGGCGAAGGAGCCCGACGCGGCGTACGTCTCGATGCACGTCTTCGGGCTCCTCGAGCTGACCGCCCTGCGGCGCATCGCGGACCTGAAGTCGAAGCTCCAGCGCACCAACCCGGTCGAGAACGCCACGGAGTACAACCGGATGTTCGGCGAGCTGGCCGCGCTGGAGCAGCACCGCCGCACCCTGCGCGAGCGGACGGTCGGCCAGTCTTGA
- a CDS encoding 2-hydroxyacid dehydrogenase codes for MSDRLVWLPFDPAELGDAPEGLRYEVVDPTREVPDSVEDVRFYVPPYQMGPAIGDVLPRMRSLEVVQLLSAGVDNVRSRVPEGVALCNGRGIHDTSTAELTLALILASLRGIPDFVRAQDRHEWTPGWRPALADRRVLLVGHGAIGEAIEARLLPFEVEVVRVARTAREGVHGIDELPRLLPDADVVVLIVPLTAATRGLVDADFLARMKEGALLVNVARGAVVVTDDLVAALHSGRVRAAIDVAETEPLPADSPLWDAPGLLVSPHVGGASSAMWPRAHRLVRDQLHRYAAGEPLHNVMTGEY; via the coding sequence GTGAGCGACCGACTCGTCTGGCTTCCGTTCGACCCCGCCGAGCTCGGCGACGCCCCCGAGGGGCTGCGCTACGAGGTCGTCGACCCGACGCGGGAGGTGCCGGACTCGGTCGAGGACGTGCGCTTCTACGTGCCGCCGTACCAGATGGGGCCGGCGATCGGCGACGTGCTGCCGCGCATGCGCAGCCTCGAGGTCGTCCAGCTGCTCTCCGCTGGCGTGGACAACGTCCGCTCGCGGGTGCCCGAGGGCGTCGCGCTGTGCAACGGGCGCGGCATCCACGACACCTCGACCGCCGAGCTGACCCTCGCGCTGATCCTCGCCTCGCTGCGCGGCATCCCCGACTTCGTCCGCGCCCAGGACCGCCACGAGTGGACCCCCGGCTGGCGCCCGGCGCTGGCCGACCGGCGGGTGCTGCTCGTGGGGCACGGCGCGATCGGGGAGGCCATCGAGGCGCGCCTGCTGCCCTTCGAGGTCGAGGTCGTGCGGGTCGCCCGGACCGCCCGCGAGGGCGTGCACGGCATCGACGAGCTGCCCCGGCTGCTGCCCGACGCCGACGTCGTGGTGCTGATCGTGCCGCTGACCGCCGCCACCCGCGGGCTCGTCGACGCCGACTTCCTGGCCCGGATGAAGGAGGGCGCGCTGCTGGTCAACGTCGCCCGCGGGGCCGTGGTCGTGACCGACGACCTCGTCGCGGCGCTCCACTCCGGCCGGGTCCGCGCGGCGATCGACGTCGCCGAGACCGAGCCGCTGCCCGCCGACAGCCCCCTGTGGGACGCCCCCGGCCTGCTGGTCAGCCCCCACGTCGGCGGCGCGAGCAGCGCGATGTGGCCGCGCGCCCACCGGCTGGTCCGCGACCAGCTCCACCGGTACGCCGCGGGCGAGCCGCTCCACAACGTGATGACCGGCGAGTACTGA